The Planctomycetota bacterium genome window below encodes:
- the gap gene encoding type I glyceraldehyde-3-phosphate dehydrogenase, with protein MAIKIAINGFGRIGRHVCKIMMKRPEFEVAIVNDLSDAKTLAHLIKYDTVYRKFPGTVEVKENAFIINGKKIAIIAEKDPTKLPWKDYGIDFVVESTGVFTKRAQMESHLKAGAKRVLLTAPAKDPVDAVIVMGVNESSLKPAHKLISNASCTTNALAPLAKILNDKYGILRGFMTTIHAYTNDQTVLDFIHKDLRRSRAAAMNIIPTSTGAAKAIGEVIPEIAGKLNGVAVRVPVPTGSLVDLVVDLKKEANVADINAAFKEAANGKMKDYLEYTEDPIVSSDIIENTHSCIFDALSTMVIDKTQVKVFGWYDNEWGYSNRVADIIAYAHKNA; from the coding sequence ATGGCGATAAAGATAGCAATCAACGGCTTTGGAAGAATCGGGAGGCACGTCTGCAAAATAATGATGAAACGGCCTGAATTTGAGGTTGCCATCGTCAATGACCTTTCAGACGCCAAAACTCTGGCGCACCTGATTAAATACGATACCGTTTACAGGAAATTTCCCGGAACGGTTGAAGTAAAAGAAAACGCCTTTATCATTAACGGGAAAAAGATAGCCATTATCGCGGAAAAAGACCCAACAAAATTACCTTGGAAGGATTATGGAATAGATTTTGTCGTGGAATCCACCGGCGTATTCACCAAACGCGCCCAGATGGAAAGCCACCTTAAAGCCGGCGCCAAAAGGGTATTGTTAACAGCCCCGGCAAAAGACCCGGTCGATGCGGTAATCGTCATGGGGGTAAATGAAAGCTCCCTTAAACCGGCACACAAACTTATTTCCAACGCCTCCTGCACCACCAACGCCTTGGCGCCGCTGGCTAAAATATTAAACGATAAATACGGCATTCTCAGGGGTTTTATGACCACCATCCATGCTTATACAAACGACCAAACCGTACTGGATTTCATCCATAAAGATTTACGCCGTTCACGCGCCGCCGCCATGAATATTATTCCCACCTCTACCGGCGCAGCCAAAGCCATCGGGGAAGTTATCCCGGAAATCGCCGGAAAACTAAATGGGGTTGCCGTCCGTGTTCCGGTTCCGACCGGCTCGCTTGTCGATTTGGTGGTGGACCTCAAAAAAGAAGCCAATGTCGCCGATATCAACGCGGCGTTCAAGGAAGCCGCCAACGGCAAGATGAAAGATTACCTGGAATATACCGAGGACCCGATTGTCTCCAGCGATATTATTGAAAACACCCATTCCTGCATCTTTGACGCGCTTTCCACCATGGTCATTGATAAAACCCAGGTAAAGGTATTCGGCTGGTACGATAATGAATGGGGTTATTCCAACCGGGTGGCGGATATTATTGCTTATGCCCATAAAAATGCCTGA
- a CDS encoding divalent-cation tolerance protein CutA — MTQYIVVFVTAPSEKTAVKISHSLIQEKLAACVNIIPKIRSFYTWKNKLCDDNEVLLIIKTNKKSFDRLVKHITSLHPYETPEIIALPITAGNKPYLDWLKNGIRITSKT, encoded by the coding sequence ATGACCCAGTATATCGTCGTTTTCGTAACCGCCCCATCGGAAAAAACCGCCGTTAAAATCAGCCATAGCCTTATCCAAGAAAAACTCGCTGCCTGCGTCAATATAATCCCCAAAATACGCTCTTTTTATACATGGAAAAATAAGTTATGTGACGATAACGAAGTATTGTTAATAATAAAAACAAATAAAAAATCATTTGACAGGCTGGTAAAACACATCACATCGCTCCATCCTTACGAAACCCCAGAAATAATCGCGCTCCCAATCACCGCCGGCAATAAACCATATCTTGACTGGCTTAAGAACGGAATTAGAATTACATCTAAAACTTGA
- a CDS encoding prepilin-type N-terminal cleavage/methylation domain-containing protein, with protein sequence MRNELSASNGFTLIELLVAVGLMMLIMGIVAMIFSQGSSTYRDTQERLLIYDSASFALNTLDTDLKGCLPIEEGKQVFSLSEDKSGADTEEAKDKISFVATVPLNGESRTGSVAYRLEPDTDLSLLSQDGKPVNETVRTKRPLYVLRREVYELGTDTLLSKLDLCHYVLSLNIEYYDTASKKFRQISDSSEPKDKFKWPIGDKDPEGEVLHSGLRVTIIVVASGGEHQERVIPKVIWLPLGQ encoded by the coding sequence ATGAGAAACGAATTGAGCGCTTCAAACGGATTCACCTTAATAGAACTATTGGTTGCGGTCGGCTTAATGATGTTAATCATGGGTATTGTCGCCATGATTTTCAGCCAGGGCTCGTCCACATACCGGGATACCCAGGAACGGCTGTTGATTTACGATTCGGCATCTTTTGCCTTAAACACATTGGATACCGACCTGAAAGGATGCCTACCCATAGAAGAAGGAAAGCAGGTTTTCAGCCTATCCGAAGATAAAAGCGGCGCCGACACTGAAGAAGCCAAGGATAAAATCTCTTTTGTTGCAACCGTTCCTCTTAACGGAGAAAGCCGAACCGGCTCCGTCGCCTACCGCCTTGAACCGGATACGGACTTAAGCCTCCTATCACAGGACGGCAAACCGGTCAATGAAACCGTCCGAACAAAAAGGCCTTTGTATGTATTGCGGCGCGAGGTTTATGAATTGGGCACAGATACGCTATTATCTAAATTAGACCTTTGCCACTATGTCCTTTCCTTAAATATAGAATATTATGATACGGCGTCCAAAAAATTCCGCCAGATCAGCGACTCAAGCGAGCCTAAGGATAAATTCAAATGGCCCATCGGTGATAAAGACCCCGAAGGCGAGGTATTACACAGCGGTTTGCGCGTAACCATCATCGTCGTAGCCAGCGGAGGAGAACACCAGGAAAGGGTAATCCCCAAGGTCATATGGCTGCCTTTAGGCCAATAG
- a CDS encoding prepilin-type N-terminal cleavage/methylation domain-containing protein: MCILTGNKGLTLLEILMAVVILLLGLVGILSLFPAGIRSTNESVEERMAAFVADSVKEALNIAARSSNPEDTVNNKPAKLKFTHDGLEEKSSPFEFTLPLPSDPAVLRYFVYTPEGTKELTPDAERTYKPKKIFKLASDTFIKSLYDSVVKGNDPTDPYQQWGYIFTVNRVDDIRPASETGPKFKPRSLYDIKINVYRVPVLSKSEYLSDEAEPRLVKAFVFRLAGR, translated from the coding sequence ATGTGTATTTTAACTGGCAATAAAGGTTTGACACTCCTTGAAATATTGATGGCCGTTGTTATACTCTTGCTCGGGTTGGTCGGCATACTTTCATTGTTCCCGGCAGGCATTCGCAGCACCAACGAATCTGTCGAAGAAAGAATGGCCGCATTTGTTGCCGATTCCGTCAAAGAAGCGCTGAACATCGCGGCGCGTTCTTCAAATCCTGAAGACACGGTAAACAACAAACCGGCAAAGCTTAAATTCACTCATGACGGATTGGAAGAAAAATCGTCACCATTTGAATTTACTTTGCCGCTGCCATCCGACCCCGCGGTTTTAAGATACTTTGTTTACACGCCCGAAGGCACGAAAGAACTCACTCCGGACGCAGAACGAACATATAAACCGAAAAAGATTTTCAAGCTGGCAAGCGATACGTTCATAAAATCCCTGTATGACAGTGTCGTAAAAGGCAATGACCCGACAGACCCTTACCAGCAATGGGGATATATTTTTACCGTTAACCGGGTTGATGATATCAGGCCGGCAAGCGAAACGGGCCCAAAATTCAAGCCCCGCAGCCTTTATGATATTAAAATAAATGTCTACCGCGTCCCGGTCTTGTCCAAAAGCGAGTATTTATCGGATGAAGCCGAACCTCGCCTGGTAAAAGCATTTGTTTTCAGGTTAGCTGGACGATAA
- a CDS encoding prepilin-type N-terminal cleavage/methylation domain-containing protein, whose translation MKRNGFTLIELLMVISIIIMITSMTVIMLPTMLKGQGLKQSGYLIKNAFSQARQLAASERLMHFIYFMPDKGTMLLYEDTDDDKKFNRDTDTQVAPPIKLSKDVIFLSENECPPLFKIKDPYVAFRNDGSIIFPNGVEDLPLDPNPNDTNTDIILVDSKKRPGKVFLDIEASGIIRKIIYKPE comes from the coding sequence ATGAAAAGAAACGGATTTACGTTAATCGAACTCTTGATGGTTATTTCCATCATCATAATGATTACGTCAATGACCGTAATAATGCTGCCAACCATGTTAAAAGGACAGGGATTAAAACAAAGCGGATACCTGATCAAAAACGCATTTTCGCAGGCACGCCAGTTAGCGGCCAGCGAAAGACTGATGCATTTTATTTATTTTATGCCCGATAAAGGAACCATGCTGCTTTACGAAGATACCGATGATGATAAAAAATTCAATCGTGATACGGATACCCAGGTCGCTCCGCCGATTAAATTAAGCAAGGATGTAATTTTTCTATCAGAGAATGAATGTCCACCGCTATTCAAAATAAAAGACCCTTACGTGGCATTCAGAAACGATGGGTCAATCATATTCCCAAATGGGGTCGAAGATTTACCCCTTGACCCAAATCCAAACGACACCAATACGGATATCATACTGGTTGACAGCAAAAAAAGGCCGGGTAAGGTTTTTTTAGATATCGAAGCAAGCGGGATTATTCGAAAAATTATATATAAACCGGAATGA
- a CDS encoding prepilin-type N-terminal cleavage/methylation domain-containing protein yields MNKIKGFTLLEMLVVCAIIMILGTIVATGFSNYKERAMLDNTKALIERLKSSLQRYYEKFQEYPKTTGTWEGSQNLYYFLGEKIEVVVYKNQETGEEQIEPYGPIEYYKKQELDSEKYILDSWGNRLYYKCPGDDHLPNGLNNKTSFDIASWGPNGEEDKDPESEKYDDITNWDMKD; encoded by the coding sequence ATGAATAAGATTAAAGGTTTTACATTGCTGGAAATGCTCGTGGTCTGCGCGATAATCATGATTTTAGGCACAATCGTCGCCACAGGGTTTTCCAACTATAAAGAACGCGCCATGCTAGATAACACCAAAGCATTAATAGAACGGCTTAAATCATCCCTGCAAAGATATTACGAAAAATTCCAGGAATATCCCAAAACCACCGGCACATGGGAAGGTTCCCAAAACCTTTATTATTTCCTCGGGGAAAAGATAGAAGTCGTTGTCTACAAGAACCAGGAAACCGGAGAAGAACAAATCGAGCCTTACGGCCCGATTGAATATTATAAAAAGCAGGAATTGGACAGCGAAAAATACATACTGGACTCATGGGGAAACCGCTTGTATTATAAATGCCCCGGTGATGACCATTTGCCGAACGGGCTCAACAATAAAACTTCTTTTGATATTGCTTCCTGGGGGCCGAACGGCGAAGAAGACAAAGACCCTGAATCGGAGAAATATGACGATATCACCAATTGGGACATGAAAGATTAA
- the amrS gene encoding AmmeMemoRadiSam system radical SAM enzyme gives MFEASYYEVIKPDDSVAANKVRCHICPHNCLIAPDKTGICRQRKNISGRLYLINYGKVTSVNLDPIEKKPLYHFHPASQIISFGTNGCNLSCMFCQNWSISQEDAGTEDISPRDAIKIAQQHKSNGIAYTYNEPLMWYEFVRDCAKLAREANLKNVLVTNGFINPEPFAELLPYIDALNIDIKSIHPEFYKKLCKARLEPVLETAKTAKKKAHVEITNLIIPEENDTEDDFRKISEWVAENLGKDTPLHFSAYYPTYKLNNPPTPPSTLQKAYEIGRKYLDYVYLGNVSVEKGRDTFCVKCRTKLIQRIGYNVKILRLAKDSSNVSPKGGGRCGNCGAENNIIL, from the coding sequence ATGTTTGAAGCAAGTTATTATGAAGTTATAAAACCGGATGATAGTGTAGCGGCCAATAAAGTCCGCTGCCACATATGCCCGCATAATTGCCTTATCGCTCCGGATAAAACAGGTATCTGCCGGCAGAGGAAAAATATTAGCGGCAGGCTGTATCTCATTAATTACGGAAAAGTTACTTCGGTTAATCTCGACCCAATAGAGAAAAAACCGCTGTATCACTTTCATCCGGCTAGCCAGATTATTTCTTTCGGCACTAATGGATGCAATTTAAGCTGTATGTTCTGCCAGAACTGGTCTATTTCACAGGAAGATGCAGGGACAGAAGATATTTCACCTCGTGACGCGATTAAAATCGCCCAACAGCATAAATCAAATGGAATTGCTTATACATATAATGAGCCTTTGATGTGGTATGAATTCGTCCGCGACTGCGCCAAATTAGCGCGTGAAGCCAATCTCAAAAATGTCTTGGTAACCAACGGATTTATCAATCCGGAGCCTTTTGCCGAATTACTGCCTTATATTGACGCGCTGAATATTGATATCAAAAGCATCCACCCTGAATTCTACAAGAAATTATGCAAAGCGCGCCTTGAACCGGTATTGGAAACGGCTAAAACGGCAAAGAAGAAGGCTCATGTCGAAATTACCAACCTGATAATCCCCGAGGAAAATGATACGGAGGATGACTTCCGCAAGATTTCCGAATGGGTTGCCGAAAACCTGGGCAAGGATACGCCGTTGCATTTTTCCGCTTATTATCCGACTTATAAATTAAATAATCCGCCCACTCCGCCAAGCACGCTTCAGAAGGCATACGAAATCGGCAGGAAATACTTGGATTATGTCTATTTGGGGAATGTTAGTGTGGAAAAAGGCAGGGATACGTTTTGTGTCAAATGCCGGACAAAACTTATCCAGAGAATCGGGTATAACGTAAAGATTCTCAGGCTTGCTAAAGATAGTAGCAATGTATCTCCGAAAGGGGGCGGCAGATGCGGTAATTGCGGAGCGGAGAATAATATTATTCTGTAA
- the murB gene encoding UDP-N-acetylmuramate dehydrogenase encodes MTDLKELFKPYGKITRFNEPLSKHTSFGIGGPAEVFISPTDIDQLKEIYALCRENKLPVHILGNGTNLLVSDKGVKGIVIKTNLTGLNISGKNIEVEAGYGLSHLINKCISAGLQGFEVLAGIPGSIGGAVAMNAGGKYGNISDYLASVIILNRFGEESLIDKSKLTFGYRTSSLKGKNVILSANFRLNGATPDELKNRFQKILEEKNLLQPLADKSAGCVFKNPARSATSGSPDNFGNVPTESVGAGKLIDQTGLKGYAIGGAKVSEKHANYIINTGNAKSEDITNLINHIQNVVKTKFNISLEPEIEMW; translated from the coding sequence ATGACCGATTTAAAAGAATTATTTAAGCCTTACGGAAAAATCACTCGGTTTAATGAACCGCTGTCCAAGCATACCTCGTTTGGAATCGGCGGTCCTGCCGAAGTTTTTATCTCCCCTACCGATATAGACCAGCTAAAAGAAATATACGCTTTGTGCCGGGAAAATAAATTACCCGTTCACATACTCGGCAATGGAACTAACCTGCTTGTCTCTGATAAAGGCGTTAAGGGAATCGTTATAAAAACAAACCTTACCGGGCTCAATATCAGCGGCAAAAATATTGAAGTGGAAGCAGGATATGGACTATCGCACCTGATAAACAAATGTATCAGCGCCGGATTGCAGGGATTTGAAGTATTAGCCGGCATCCCGGGCTCTATCGGCGGCGCGGTGGCAATGAATGCCGGAGGCAAATACGGTAATATCAGCGATTATCTGGCTTCGGTCATCATATTAAACCGTTTCGGTGAAGAATCGCTCATTGATAAATCCAAGCTGACATTCGGCTATCGCACATCTTCCTTAAAAGGCAAGAATGTCATCTTGTCCGCCAATTTCCGGTTGAATGGGGCAACTCCTGATGAATTAAAAAACCGCTTCCAGAAAATACTTGAGGAAAAGAACCTATTACAACCGCTGGCGGATAAAAGCGCCGGATGCGTATTCAAGAATCCGGCGCGAAGCGCGACCAGCGGAAGTCCCGATAATTTCGGGAACGTCCCGACCGAAAGCGTCGGGGCAGGAAAACTTATTGACCAAACAGGATTGAAAGGCTATGCTATCGGCGGAGCCAAAGTCTCCGAAAAACACGCCAATTATATCATAAATACAGGCAACGCAAAGTCAGAAGATATCACCAACCTGATTAACCACATCCAAAACGTTGTCAAAACCAAGTTCAATATATCATTGGAACCCGAAATCGAAATGTGGTAA
- a CDS encoding UDP-N-acetylmuramate--L-alanine ligase, whose translation MKRLKDSSTLNLERNGLIHLIGIGGTGMCGLAGCLIQRGYKVTGSDMQASPALQALKAKGIKVHIGHASKNINRRCCLVVKSAAITNTNPEIIRAKEFNIPILKYAQMVGLLMREKYGIAVAGCHGKTTTSSLLAYTLSHAGEKPSFVIGGYVTDLKASAHVDKGDFFVSEACEYDRSFHSLFYKIAVITNIEADHLDYYKNLSNIIKSFRFFAGRVPNDGIIIANGDDKNTGKAIAGLKRKIISFGLSEKCDWRATDIKLKNGKWYFKALYHKKPYSRFSLHIQGIHNIYNALAVLAVTHHLKLNKNRVRQALDKFSGVGRRFQYHGAFNGALVIDDYGHHPTEIKATLNAARGLYPDKQICLVFQPHQAHRTRCLINEFTDVLSKADKVILPDIYFARDSEAEKKRVSSKLLSEKINQKGGNAYYIPKFPEIIKHLRNHLTKHDAVITMGAGDVWKIAVELTK comes from the coding sequence ATGAAACGGTTAAAAGATTCGTCGACTTTAAATCTTGAAAGAAACGGCCTTATCCACCTTATCGGCATAGGCGGAACCGGGATGTGTGGACTGGCAGGCTGTTTAATCCAGCGCGGCTACAAAGTTACCGGCTCTGATATGCAAGCATCTCCTGCTCTTCAAGCGCTTAAAGCTAAAGGGATAAAAGTGCATATCGGACATGCATCAAAAAATATTAACCGGCGCTGTTGCCTCGTGGTCAAATCAGCCGCCATAACTAATACCAACCCGGAAATAATCAGGGCAAAAGAGTTTAACATACCTATACTGAAATACGCACAAATGGTTGGGCTTCTCATGCGCGAAAAATACGGAATTGCCGTCGCCGGATGCCATGGAAAAACCACCACCAGTTCCTTATTGGCATATACCTTAAGCCATGCCGGTGAAAAACCGTCATTCGTCATCGGAGGGTATGTGACTGATTTAAAAGCAAGCGCGCATGTGGATAAAGGCGATTTCTTTGTCAGCGAAGCCTGCGAATACGACCGTTCATTCCACAGCTTATTTTATAAAATCGCCGTTATCACTAATATCGAAGCGGATCACCTGGATTATTATAAGAATTTATCCAACATCATTAAATCATTCAGGTTTTTTGCCGGACGTGTTCCGAATGACGGAATAATCATCGCAAACGGCGATGACAAGAATACCGGAAAGGCAATCGCCGGCCTCAAACGTAAAATCATCAGCTTCGGCTTAAGCGAAAAATGCGACTGGCGCGCAACTGATATCAAACTAAAGAATGGGAAATGGTATTTTAAGGCATTATATCATAAGAAACCCTACAGCCGTTTCTCACTCCACATCCAGGGAATACATAATATCTATAATGCCTTGGCCGTCTTGGCAGTTACCCATCATCTCAAACTAAATAAAAACAGAGTCAGGCAAGCGCTGGATAAATTCAGCGGGGTTGGGAGGCGTTTCCAATACCACGGAGCTTTTAACGGCGCTCTGGTCATAGACGACTACGGGCACCACCCCACCGAAATAAAGGCCACATTAAATGCCGCGCGGGGCTTGTATCCTGATAAGCAAATATGCCTGGTTTTCCAACCTCATCAGGCGCACCGGACAAGATGCTTAATTAATGAATTCACTGATGTTCTCTCCAAAGCTGATAAAGTCATTTTACCTGATATCTATTTCGCCCGTGACAGCGAAGCAGAAAAGAAACGCGTCTCTTCCAAACTGCTCTCTGAGAAAATAAACCAAAAAGGGGGCAATGCTTATTATATCCCTAAGTTTCCGGAAATAATAAAACATCTCCGAAATCACTTGACTAAACACGATGCAGTGATTACTATGGGGGCAGGAGATGTTTGGAAAATAGCGGTTGAACTAACAAAATGA
- a CDS encoding tetratricopeptide repeat protein, with protein sequence MKQLLKPCLVALLMLMATLSLRADEAEIISYLRDKKWTARRDAANILATMNSRTAVKSLIDALESEDKEEVKNALHNALATITGQKQLGTEYDAWIKWWDEAGSKEFRETSLTERELAETRTYLNVSFIVIIISLLILFLFIMVFSFIGGSKIKETKEIIKKVERYVSEADGVTQRFDNLMNEIEKRRAESTEFFHKLKEENSVEIERFSDLLQQNLEHRIREGSMSLREKAENELKATVAQTKQDMEREIKKLLSDQRERLDKELEENKKKFSNEAEAYTTFIGGSFYLLNGRNKDALKYFKKVLDLNPGYYHAWNNHGTALRNLERYDEAVESYKKSLQLAPDNPIILYNLATAYALLHKKSDMLEYLKKAFVIDSELKDEALNDNIFKPYWNDRDFKNLAEV encoded by the coding sequence ATGAAACAATTATTAAAGCCCTGCCTGGTTGCATTATTAATGTTAATGGCAACTTTATCCCTGCGTGCTGATGAAGCGGAAATCATAAGCTACCTGAGGGATAAAAAATGGACTGCCCGGCGCGATGCCGCAAATATCCTGGCCACCATGAATTCCCGAACCGCGGTGAAATCACTGATTGACGCCCTGGAATCCGAAGACAAGGAAGAAGTCAAAAACGCACTCCATAATGCGCTGGCAACCATCACCGGGCAAAAACAACTCGGCACGGAATACGACGCCTGGATAAAATGGTGGGATGAAGCCGGCAGCAAGGAATTCAGGGAAACCAGCCTGACCGAACGAGAGCTCGCCGAAACGCGCACTTACTTAAATGTGAGCTTTATTGTCATTATTATTTCACTGCTTATCCTTTTCCTTTTCATCATGGTTTTCAGCTTTATCGGAGGCTCCAAGATAAAGGAAACCAAGGAAATCATCAAGAAAGTGGAACGCTATGTCTCGGAGGCGGACGGAGTAACCCAGCGGTTTGATAACCTCATGAACGAAATAGAAAAAAGACGCGCTGAATCCACCGAATTTTTCCATAAGCTAAAAGAAGAAAATTCGGTTGAAATAGAAAGGTTTTCAGATCTCCTTCAGCAAAACCTGGAACACCGTATACGCGAAGGCAGCATGAGCTTGAGGGAAAAAGCGGAAAACGAACTCAAGGCAACCGTCGCGCAAACCAAACAGGACATGGAAAGGGAAATAAAAAAACTCCTCTCCGACCAGCGTGAACGGCTTGATAAGGAATTAGAGGAAAATAAGAAAAAGTTTTCAAATGAAGCCGAGGCTTACACCACATTCATCGGCGGCTCTTTTTATCTCCTGAACGGACGCAATAAGGATGCGCTTAAATACTTTAAGAAAGTTTTGGACCTTAATCCGGGCTATTACCACGCTTGGAATAACCACGGAACCGCGTTAAGAAACCTGGAACGTTATGATGAAGCGGTGGAATCTTACAAAAAGTCGCTCCAGCTTGCGCCGGACAACCCCATCATCCTTTATAATCTGGCAACTGCCTATGCCCTGCTCCACAAAAAATCCGATATGCTTGAGTATTTAAAAAAGGCCTTTGTCATAGACAGCGAGCTTAAAGACGAAGCGCTCAATGACAATATATTTAAGCCTTACTGGAACGACAGGGATTTCAAGAATCTGGCAGAAGTTTAA
- a CDS encoding diacylglycerol kinase family lipid kinase translates to MKKLGIIVNPIAGAGRGKLLLKRLLTELKRSDYEPFVKETSKAGDGCKTASRGNEFDALVCIGGDGTINEVINGLSDIKFSVPLGIIPVGSGNVIAKELKITSNVKEFVCLLNSGKTMMLDIGKINFGSDKEKPRLFISMAGVGFDAEVADQHHKRRKGADFHPHTTSYVPIALKTAMYYKLPKLTLKIDGKLITEKAAFIQVANSRSYGGPLVFAQKAKTDDGLLDIVWFKAQSGREIIRYYLDAFWGDVTKNMNSSYHHGRKIRISSPDKVPVQVDGDFCGYLPINIEVIHKTIPVFAEHN, encoded by the coding sequence ATGAAAAAACTGGGCATTATCGTAAATCCCATTGCCGGCGCCGGGCGCGGTAAACTCCTCTTGAAACGGCTCCTTACCGAGTTAAAACGCTCTGATTATGAACCGTTCGTAAAGGAAACATCCAAAGCCGGGGACGGATGTAAAACCGCTTCAAGAGGAAACGAATTTGACGCTCTGGTCTGCATCGGCGGAGACGGCACCATTAATGAAGTTATCAACGGGCTAAGCGATATAAAATTCAGCGTTCCTTTAGGAATTATACCGGTAGGCTCTGGAAACGTAATCGCCAAGGAACTAAAAATAACATCAAACGTTAAAGAATTCGTCTGTCTATTAAACTCCGGGAAAACAATGATGCTTGATATAGGGAAAATTAATTTCGGTTCCGATAAGGAAAAGCCGAGATTATTCATCTCAATGGCAGGTGTCGGCTTTGACGCCGAAGTCGCCGACCAGCATCATAAAAGACGTAAAGGCGCGGATTTCCATCCCCATACGACCAGTTACGTGCCGATAGCATTAAAAACGGCGATGTATTATAAACTCCCCAAGCTAACACTGAAAATAGACGGCAAGCTGATTACGGAAAAAGCCGCGTTTATACAAGTGGCAAATTCAAGGAGCTATGGCGGTCCCCTGGTATTCGCCCAAAAAGCTAAGACAGATGACGGACTTCTGGATATCGTATGGTTCAAAGCCCAAAGCGGGCGTGAAATAATCAGGTATTATTTGGATGCCTTTTGGGGGGATGTGACCAAAAATATGAATTCATCTTACCATCACGGCAGGAAAATACGGATATCCAGCCCGGATAAGGTTCCCGTCCAGGTTGATGGAGACTTCTGCGGCTATTTGCCGATTAATATAGAGGTAATCCATAAAACTATCCCTGTATTTGCGGAACATAATTAA